One segment of Fervidobacterium sp. DNA contains the following:
- a CDS encoding ATP-binding protein yields the protein MGLITIADHIHDIAENSINAGAKNVVVTVKETEDTFYFSVEDDAGGIKPEILDRIFDPFVTTRKKEIRRVGLGLPFLKQATELTGGYTRITTKLGIGTKTEALFYKSNIDCQPVGNLVDTFLVLILNIHINWKIKRCLMQDCYTIDSESIKNYFGELDSPMKITILKEFLDELEKSLYSK from the coding sequence TTGGGATTAATTACCATCGCAGATCATATCCACGATATTGCTGAGAATTCTATAAATGCTGGAGCGAAGAATGTCGTTGTTACAGTCAAGGAAACAGAAGATACGTTTTACTTTTCTGTTGAGGACGATGCTGGTGGAATAAAACCTGAAATCCTGGACCGTATTTTTGATCCATTCGTAACGACAAGGAAAAAGGAAATTCGAAGAGTAGGACTTGGGTTACCGTTCCTTAAGCAAGCGACTGAGCTTACAGGCGGCTATACCAGAATAACTACCAAATTAGGAATTGGAACGAAGACAGAGGCACTTTTTTACAAATCGAACATAGATTGTCAACCTGTTGGGAATTTGGTAGACACGTTTTTAGTGCTTATTTTGAACATACACATAAACTGGAAGATAAAAAGATGTTTGATGCAAGATTGTTATACAATTGATAGCGAATCAATTAAGAATTATTTTGGTGAACTAGACTCACCAATGAAAATAACTATTTTAAAAGAATTCCTGGATGAACTTGAAAAATCGTTGTATTCAAAATAA
- the ruvA gene encoding Holliday junction branch migration protein RuvA, translating into MIEIIEGIYVGRSEGKILVSVGGIVLGIYTDAESFSEVQEGVKIAVFAKVIISQDDILLYGFDSKAKKEAFEKLIKVSKLGPKTAVKILSATNVQYLSNVISSGDVEKLASIPGIGKKTAERIIAELKDEFEPIGVDEKFSEAIEALVSLGYSKIQARMAVNKVIKEFGDNRNVSQVIKEALKVLVKM; encoded by the coding sequence ATGATTGAAATAATAGAGGGTATATACGTTGGTAGAAGTGAAGGTAAAATTTTAGTTTCGGTTGGTGGTATAGTTCTTGGAATATACACAGATGCCGAGAGTTTTTCGGAAGTTCAGGAAGGTGTTAAGATAGCTGTTTTTGCAAAGGTGATAATTAGCCAAGATGATATATTGCTCTACGGATTTGATTCGAAAGCTAAAAAGGAAGCTTTTGAAAAATTGATTAAAGTATCCAAGCTCGGACCTAAGACCGCTGTTAAAATACTTTCTGCAACAAATGTTCAGTATCTATCAAACGTTATATCATCTGGAGATGTTGAAAAACTTGCAAGTATACCAGGAATCGGCAAAAAAACTGCAGAAAGAATAATTGCAGAACTCAAAGATGAATTTGAACCAATCGGTGTTGATGAAAAATTCTCAGAAGCAATAGAGGCTCTTGTATCACTTGGTTATTCAAAAATTCAAGCAAGAATGGCGGTTAATAAAGTGATTAAAGAATTTGGAGATAATAGGAATGTATCCCAAGTTATAAAGGAGGCACTGAAGGTATTGGTAAAGATGTAA
- a CDS encoding phosphotransferase yields the protein MASDKLLVADLHIHSCLSPCADISMLPSVVCGKRIDIFSITDHNTAQNVAAFINFCKDKIVVPGIEIHTVEDVHILGYFQDFESCIKVSNHVRENVTPFVYDPEKFGYQIVINENEEFIETVDFYLGFPTNLTIQQTLEIIYRHNGLAVFAHVDRRFGAIYQLGIIPKGTEIIEVRKKETFLEYNKKGYIVLTSSDAHQPDEIGSRKIYFYDELVNVSDVLTFICERRFKTIWD from the coding sequence TTGGCATCAGATAAATTACTAGTTGCTGATTTGCATATACATTCTTGTTTATCTCCATGTGCGGACATAAGCATGTTACCTTCTGTTGTGTGTGGAAAGAGGATAGATATCTTCTCTATAACTGATCATAACACCGCTCAAAATGTAGCGGCTTTTATTAATTTTTGTAAAGATAAAATAGTTGTTCCTGGTATAGAAATACATACTGTGGAAGATGTTCATATACTTGGATATTTTCAAGATTTTGAGAGTTGCATAAAGGTTTCAAATCATGTAAGGGAAAATGTTACTCCTTTTGTATACGACCCTGAAAAATTTGGTTATCAAATAGTTATAAACGAAAATGAGGAATTCATAGAAACTGTTGACTTTTACTTGGGTTTTCCAACGAACCTTACAATTCAGCAAACTCTTGAAATCATATATAGGCACAATGGACTTGCAGTTTTTGCACACGTTGATAGAAGATTTGGTGCAATTTACCAGTTGGGTATAATTCCAAAGGGTACTGAAATAATAGAAGTCAGAAAAAAAGAGACATTTTTAGAATATAATAAAAAGGGATACATAGTCTTAACATCGTCGGATGCTCATCAGCCAGATGAGATAGGTTCTCGGAAAATATACTTTTATGATGAATTAGTAAATGTATCCGATGTCCTGACTTTTATTTGTGAGAGGAGGTTTAAAACTATTTGGGATTAA
- a CDS encoding iron-sulfur binding hydrogenase: MTLSKIIESLGLKVVYFCYDYEIEHGYVGDLLSIVMRSAQQNSVWLTVQSHVNIIAVAALTGTKAIILCEGLEFPEETIHKAREENINLLISNENSYITAGRIYELGIR, encoded by the coding sequence GTGACATTATCAAAGATAATCGAATCTCTTGGTTTGAAGGTTGTTTATTTTTGTTATGATTACGAAATTGAACACGGATATGTTGGTGACTTGTTGAGTATTGTGATGCGCTCAGCGCAGCAAAATTCCGTGTGGTTGACAGTTCAAAGTCATGTGAATATTATTGCTGTTGCGGCTCTTACAGGAACAAAAGCTATAATTCTTTGTGAGGGACTTGAATTTCCAGAAGAGACAATTCATAAAGCCAGGGAAGAGAATATAAATCTTCTAATATCGAATGAAAATTCATATATAACAGCAGGGAGAATATACGAACTTGGCATCAGATAA